In the genome of Pempheris klunzingeri isolate RE-2024b chromosome 11, fPemKlu1.hap1, whole genome shotgun sequence, one region contains:
- the LOC139209413 gene encoding vasopressin V2 receptor-like gives MESISVETDWDGLALSSLVATGRNNFSSSSLFVSELNSLNSSHSGGSFFGIFPENGSTTTPHTLPQPRVRDLGLARAEIAVLGLVLALTTLGNSFVLWVLLRRRKHNAPMHVFMVNLCVADLVVALFQVLPQLIWDITERFQGPDLLCRSIKYLQIVGMFASSYMIVAMTVDRHHAICCPLQAYRGGAMSRWNTPVMVAWGLALVLSIPQVFIFSRSEVGPGEYECWGHFAEPWGLKAYVTWMTVAVFLLPALIITICQIRIFREIHNNIYLRSERMGMAELKKNEILFRFHSFKKEDERTRERGRRASGGGGRDGRGGQLLKGVNNNPQNNTHNSQVGECYDYVPSAIQYSSCHGEQATPTTTPTQQQTLSSSDCQESYTSYELASGSPRCSLDYAPPLPPATPPPSITKAMSKTVRMTLVIVLVYTICWSPFFIVQLWAAWDPNPPNHGVAFTILMLLASLNSCTNPWIYTAFSSSVSRELQNLLHCRSRTGRRGSLPDDSTTTHTSTTKDSLY, from the exons ATGGAAAGCATCAGCGTGGAAACGGACTGGGATGGGTtagccctctcctctctggtcgCCACAGGAAGGAACAACTTCTCTTCCTcgtctttgtttgtctctgaaCTGAACTCCCTCAATAGTTCTCACAGTGGGGGATCCTTCTTCGGGATCTTCCCTGAGAATGGCTCCACCACCACGCCTCACACCCTACCCCAGCCCAGAGTGAGGGACCTGGGCCTGGCCCGGGCAGAGATTGCAGTGCTCGGATTGGTGCTGGCTCTAACCACACTGGGGAATAGCTTTGTGCTGTGggtgctgctgaggaggaggaagcacaaCGCACCGATGCATGTGTTCATGGTGAACCTGTGTGTGGCTGACCTGGTGGTGGCCCTCTTTCAG GTCCTTCCCCAGCTTATATGGGACATCACCGAGAGGTTTCAAGGTCCTGACTTACTCTGCCGGTCGATCAAGTACTTGCAGATTGTGGGCATGTTTGCTTCCTCCTATATGATAGTTGCCATGACAGTAGACCGCCACCATGCAATCTGCTGCCCATTGCAGGCTTACCGTGGGGGAGCAATGTCCCGCTGGAACACCCCTGTCATGGTGGCCTGGGGCTTGGCCCTTGTCCTCAGCATACCGCAA GTGTTCATCTTCTCCCGCTCAGAGGTGGGTCCTGGAGAGTACGAGTGCTGGGGTCACTTTGCTGAGCCGTGGGGGCTGAAGGCCTACGTCACCTGGATGACTGTGGCTGTCTTCCTCCTGCCCGctctcatcatcaccatctgcCAG ATAAGAATCTTCCGAGAGATTCACAATAACATCTACCTGAGATCAGAGAGAATGGGAATGGCGGAGCTcaagaaaaatgaaattctCTTCCGCTTCCACAGCTTTAAGAAGGAGGACGAGCGGACAAGGGAAAGGGGGAGACGAGCATCCGGAGGAGGGGGCAGAgatgggagaggaggacagCTATTAAAGGGTGTCAATAACAACCCTCAAAACAACACCCATAACAGCCAAGTGGGAGAGTGTTACGACTATGTACCATCTGCTATTCAGTACAGCAGTTGCCACGGTGAACAAGCGACACCAACAACAACGCCTACACAGCAACAAACACTCAGCAGCTCAGACTGCCAGGAGTCCTACACATCGTACGAGCTGGCCTCAGGCTCACCCCGCTGCTCACTTGActatgccccccccctccctccagccACACCGCCTCCAAGCATCACTAAAGCCATGTCCAAGACAGTGAGAATGACCCTGGTGATCGTTCTGGTCTATACTATCTGCTGGTCACCTTTCTTCATTGTCCAGCTTTGGGCGGCCTGGGACCCCAACCCCCCAAACCACG GAGTGGCCTTCACTATCCTGATGCTGCTGGCCAGTCTGAACTCGTGCACCAACCCGTGGATCTACACGGCTTTCTCCAGCAGCGTGTCCAGAGAGCTGCAGAACCTGCTGCACTGTCGGTCGCGAACGGGCCGCCGGGGCTCCCTGCCCGACGActccaccaccacacacacctccaccaccaAGGACAGCTTGTACTGA